The following proteins come from a genomic window of Ammospiza nelsoni isolate bAmmNel1 chromosome 6, bAmmNel1.pri, whole genome shotgun sequence:
- the CCDC86 gene encoding coiled-coil domain-containing protein 86, producing MEGENGGTPAPAPGATPEGPSGAAAAPAAAARRRRKGGKKRQEAVVTIPRGKPKSGRVWKDPGKKRFSHMIQDKALRSSWARKMKERQERKLVRDLARQLEEAKQREKEEKKRRREENLKRRLENERKAEIVQVIRNPLKLKRARKKQLRRVEKRDTLALLQKTPVRRSTATE from the exons ATGGAGGGGGAGAACGGGGGGAccccggcaccggcaccgggagcgACCCCCGAGGGGCCCAGCGGGGCCGCCGCGGCTCCGGCTGCCGCGGCTCGGCGGCGGCGGAAAGGCGGCAAGAAGCGGCAGGAGGCGGTGGTCACCATCCCCCGGGGCAAGCCCAAGTCGGGACGCGTGTGGAAGGATCCCGGGAAGAAGAG GTTCTCCCACATGATCCAGGACAAGGCTCTCCGCAGCTCCTGGGCACGGAAAAtgaaggagaggcaggagaggaagCTGGTCCGGGATCTGGCACGGCAGCTGGAGGAAGccaagcagagggagaaagag GAAAAGAAGCGGCGGCGGGAGGAGAACCTGAAGCGGCGCCTGGAAAACGAGCGGAAAGCCGAGATTGTCCAAGTG ATCCGGAACCCCCTGAAGCTGAAGAGGGCCAGGAAGAAGCAGCTGAGGCGGGTGGAGAAGCGGGACACGCTGGCCCTGCTCCAGAAGACGCCCGTGAGGCGCAGCACGGCCACAGAGTGa
- the LOC132074973 gene encoding membrane-spanning 4-domains subfamily A member 15-like isoform X2, with the protein MAATTVTDAGSVRIITEVIPATDPRAAQLASGSQAPARTSFQTQGFRRAHPKVLGTIHIFTGIVHICSGIILTLSEHRNPSLPVASGVFFWLGILLLVSGSLLVESERRDSPVLVKACCVLSVGVVLGTLMAIGIHGMAITRITPGCEKPEPFRTRPEWCLHMESKKLSNGLDSILALLGLLEFCVAVAVLAFGYDTVRQHTYTQLAL; encoded by the exons ATGGCAGCCACCACGGTGACGGACGCGGGCAGCGTGAGGATCATCACGGAGGTGATCCCGGCCACGGATCCCcgggcagcccagctggcctCAGGCTCCCAGGCACCTGCCAGGACCTCATTCCAAACACAAGGCTTCCGCAGGGCTCATCCCAAGGTGTTGGGG ACCATCCACATCTTCACTGGAATTGTCCACATCTGCTCCGGGATCATCCTGACACTGTCGGAGCACAGGAACCCTTCCCTCCCTGTGGCCAGCGGGGTCTTCTTCTGGCTGGGGATCCTG CTCCTGGTCTCGGGCTCGTTGCTGGTGGAAAGTGAAAGGAGAGACAGCCCTGTGCTG GTCAAGGCCTGCTGTGTGCTCAGCGTGGGCGTTGTCCTGGGCACGCTGATGGCCATCGGGATCCACGGCATGGCCATCACCCGGATCACACCTGGCTGCGAGAAACCCGAGCCCTTCCGGACCCGCCCGGAATGGTGCCTCCACATGGAGAGCAAG AAGCTGAGCAACGGCCTGGATTCCATCCTGGCGCTGCTCGGCCTCCTGGAATTCTGCGTGGCCGTGGCGGTTCTGGCGTTCGGATACGACACGGTCCGGCAGCACACGTACACCCAGCTG GCGCTGTAG
- the LOC132074973 gene encoding membrane-spanning 4-domains subfamily A member 4D-like isoform X3 has protein sequence MAATTVTDAGSVRIITETIHIFTGIVHICSGIILTLSEHRNPSLPVASGVFFWLGILLLVSGSLLVESERRDSPVLVKACCVLSVGVVLGTLMAIGIHGMAITRITPGCEKPEPFRTRPEWCLHMESKKLSNGLDSILALLGLLEFCVAVAVLAFGYDTVRQHTYTQLVREAAVLQIPGMLIHPFLPCTSRTFPWISLCLLPQAL, from the exons ATGGCAGCCACCACGGTGACGGACGCGGGCAGCGTGAGGATCATCACGGAG ACCATCCACATCTTCACTGGAATTGTCCACATCTGCTCCGGGATCATCCTGACACTGTCGGAGCACAGGAACCCTTCCCTCCCTGTGGCCAGCGGGGTCTTCTTCTGGCTGGGGATCCTG CTCCTGGTCTCGGGCTCGTTGCTGGTGGAAAGTGAAAGGAGAGACAGCCCTGTGCTG GTCAAGGCCTGCTGTGTGCTCAGCGTGGGCGTTGTCCTGGGCACGCTGATGGCCATCGGGATCCACGGCATGGCCATCACCCGGATCACACCTGGCTGCGAGAAACCCGAGCCCTTCCGGACCCGCCCGGAATGGTGCCTCCACATGGAGAGCAAG AAGCTGAGCAACGGCCTGGATTCCATCCTGGCGCTGCTCGGCCTCCTGGAATTCTGCGTGGCCGTGGCGGTTCTGGCGTTCGGATACGACACGGTCCGGCAGCACACGTACACCCAGCTGGTGAGGGAGGCGGCAGTCCTGCAAATCCCGGGAATGCTGATCCACCCCTTCCTCCCGTGTACCTCCCGGACATTTCCCTGGATTTCCCTGTGTTTGCTTCCCCAGGCGCTGTAG
- the LOC132074973 gene encoding membrane-spanning 4-domains subfamily A member 4D-like isoform X1, whose product MAATTVTDAGSVRIITEVIPATDPRAAQLASGSQAPARTSFQTQGFRRAHPKVLGTIHIFTGIVHICSGIILTLSEHRNPSLPVASGVFFWLGILLLVSGSLLVESERRDSPVLVKACCVLSVGVVLGTLMAIGIHGMAITRITPGCEKPEPFRTRPEWCLHMESKKLSNGLDSILALLGLLEFCVAVAVLAFGYDTVRQHTYTQLVREAAVLQIPGMLIHPFLPCTSRTFPWISLCLLPQAL is encoded by the exons ATGGCAGCCACCACGGTGACGGACGCGGGCAGCGTGAGGATCATCACGGAGGTGATCCCGGCCACGGATCCCcgggcagcccagctggcctCAGGCTCCCAGGCACCTGCCAGGACCTCATTCCAAACACAAGGCTTCCGCAGGGCTCATCCCAAGGTGTTGGGG ACCATCCACATCTTCACTGGAATTGTCCACATCTGCTCCGGGATCATCCTGACACTGTCGGAGCACAGGAACCCTTCCCTCCCTGTGGCCAGCGGGGTCTTCTTCTGGCTGGGGATCCTG CTCCTGGTCTCGGGCTCGTTGCTGGTGGAAAGTGAAAGGAGAGACAGCCCTGTGCTG GTCAAGGCCTGCTGTGTGCTCAGCGTGGGCGTTGTCCTGGGCACGCTGATGGCCATCGGGATCCACGGCATGGCCATCACCCGGATCACACCTGGCTGCGAGAAACCCGAGCCCTTCCGGACCCGCCCGGAATGGTGCCTCCACATGGAGAGCAAG AAGCTGAGCAACGGCCTGGATTCCATCCTGGCGCTGCTCGGCCTCCTGGAATTCTGCGTGGCCGTGGCGGTTCTGGCGTTCGGATACGACACGGTCCGGCAGCACACGTACACCCAGCTGGTGAGGGAGGCGGCAGTCCTGCAAATCCCGGGAATGCTGATCCACCCCTTCCTCCCGTGTACCTCCCGGACATTTCCCTGGATTTCCCTGTGTTTGCTTCCCCAGGCGCTGTAG